The following proteins are encoded in a genomic region of Neomonachus schauinslandi chromosome 7, ASM220157v2, whole genome shotgun sequence:
- the G3BP1 gene encoding ras GTPase-activating protein-binding protein 1 — protein sequence MVMEKPSPLLVGREFVRQYYTLLNQAPDMLHRFYGKNSSYVHGGLDSNGKPADAVYGQKEIHRKVMSQNFTNCHTKIRHVDAHATLNDGVVVQVMGLLSNNNQALRRFMQTFVLAPEGSVANKFYVHNDIFRYQDEVFGGFVTEPQEESEEEVEEPEERQQTPEVVPDDSGTFYDQTVSNDLEEHLEEPVAEPEPDPEPEPEQEPVSEIQEEKSEPVSEETAPEDAQKSSSPAPTDIAQTVQEDLRTFSWASVTSKNLPPSGAVPVTGIPPHVVKVPASQPRPESKPESQIPPQRPQRDQRVREQRINIPPQRGPRPIREAGEQGDVEPRRIVRHPDSHQLFIGNLPHEVDKSELKDFFQSYGNVVELRINSGGKLPNFGFVVFDDSEPVQKVLSNRPIMFRGEVRLNVEEKKTRAAREGDRRDNRLRGPGGPRGGLGGGMRGPPRGGMVQKPGFGVGRGIAPRQ from the exons attttatggAAAGAACTCTTCTTATGTCCATGGGGGGTTGGATTCAAATGGAAAGCCAGCAGATGCGGTCTATGGACAGAAA GAGATCCATAGGAAAGTGATGTCACAAAACTTTACCAATTGTCACACTAAGATTCGCCATGTTGATGCTCATGCCACTCTGAATGATGGTGTAGTGGTCCAGGTGATGGGGTTGCTCTCTAATAACAACCAGGCTTTGAGGAGATTCATGCAGACATTTGTCCTTGCTCCAGAg GGCTCTGTTGCAAATAAGTTCTACGTTCACAATGATATCTTCAGATACCAAGATGAGGTCTTCGGTGGCTTTGTCACTGAGCCTCAGGAGG aaTCTGAGGAAGAGGTAGAGGAACCTGAAGAAAGACAGCAGACACCTGAGGTGGTACCTGATGATTCTGGAACTTTCTATGATCAGACTGTCAG CAATGACTTAGAAGAACATTTAGAGGAACCTGTTGCTGAACCGGAGCCAGATCCTGAACCAGAACCAGAGCAAGAACCTGTATCTGAAATCCAAGAGGAAAAGTCTGAGCCAGTATCGGAAGAAACTGCCCCTGAGGATGCTCAGAAGAGTTCTTCCCCAGCACCTACGGACATAGCTCAGACAGTACAGGAAGACTTGAGG ACATTTTCTTGGGCATCTGTGACCAGTAAGAACCTTCCACCCAGTGGAGCTGTTCCAGTTACTGGGATACCACCTCATGTTGTTAAAGTACCAGCTTCACAG CCTCGTCCGGAGTCTAAGCCTGAGTCTCAGATTCCACCGCAGAGGCCTCAGAGGGATCAAAGAGTGCGAGAACAACGAATAAATATTCCTCCCCAGAGGGGACCTAGACCAA TCCGTGAGGCTGGTGAGCAAGGTGATGTTGAACCCCGAAGAATTGTGAGACACCCTGATAGTCACCAACTTTTCATTGGCAATCTGCCACACGAAGTGGACAAATCGGagcttaaagatttttttcaaa GTTATGGGAATGTGGTGGAGCTACGCATTAACAGCGGCGGGAAATTACccaattttggttttgttgtgttTGATGATTCTGAGCCTGTTCAGAAGGTCCTTAGCAACCGG CCCATCATGTTCAGAGGTGAGGTCCGTCTGAATGTGGAAGAGAAGAAGACCCGAGCTGCCCGGGAAGGGGACCGTCGAGATAACCGCCTGCGGGGACCTGGAGGCCCTCGAGGTGGGCTGGGTGGTGGAATGAGAGGCCCTCCCCGTGGAGGCATGGTGCAGAAACCAGGATTTGGAGTGGGAAGGGGAATTGCTCCAAGGCAGTGA